The genomic interval AGAGCTACTATCTTTGGTGAAGAAAATCTACAGAAACAAATAACGGTCAATCTGACTTATGGTGTAAAGGGTTCAACTTCTACATTCACTAAGACGAAGACTTATGATGTCTTGATAAATTCATCGCCTATAAACTTTACAGTCTCATCTTTCAAAGAGATTACTTCTGGACAGGAATTTGATATGAAGGTTGAGGTCACTTCCAATTCACAAGAGACTCTCAGGAATATAATATTAAAGGGAATATATCCTTTTGGATATAGTTTCGTATCATCTTCACTTGTGCCAATTGGAGATAAAAGTACATGGAGTTTGGGTGATATTCCGCCTGGTGGAAAAAGAGTTTTTACTATCAAAGGGTCTCTTATTGGTGAAGATAATGATCTAAGAGCTTTTCATTTTAGTATAGGGTCTCAGAGTCTGGAAAATAGGAATATGATTGGTACACAATATATGGCTCTTGAACAAGATGTCATTATTCAAAAACCGTTTATTACTCTAGATGTTGATATTGATGGTGATCAAGGAACTAAAGATCATGTAGGACGACTCGGGCAAAATTCAAATGTAACAATAAAATGGTTCAACAATTTGCCAACGATAGTTTCTAATATGAAAATAACAGCTAAGATTGGTGGTTCGGTCTATGATAAGACAACGGTAGTATCTAACAATGGTTATTTTGATTCTAGAACCGACACAATAACTTGGAGTCAACAAACCAATCCAGATCTAGCGTCTATTGGTCCAGGTGAAAGTGGTAGTGTGACTTTCTCCATAATCCCAAAGAATCCTAAAGTGGCTGGTAATACAGTATCTAATCCTTCAATTTCTATCAATACAAGTGTTTCTGGTAATCGTACACAAGAGACAAATGTACCATTGGTCGTCACGTCATCTATGAATAGAAATATTATTGTATCTTCAAATGTTGTCTTATCAGGAAGGGTAGTACGTACGGTTGGCCCTTTTGCCAATAGTGGAATGATTCCTCCAAAAGTAGATCAGTCAACAACTTATACAGTTATTTGGAATATTGATAATACTTTGAATCCAGTCAAGGATGTCTCGGTCAAAGCGACTTTACCTCCTTATGTAAAATGGTTGGATACAATCAGTCCAGTAAGCGAAGATGTAACGTATGACCAGAATACAGGTTTAGTAACTTGGAATGTGGGAAGTGTGAATGCAAATACTACTGGATCATCGGTTAAGAAAGAATTAGCCTTTCAAATTTCTTTTACACCTAGCATAACTCAAGCAGTCACTGCACCAACTTTGGTCAATCAAGCCGTATTATCTGCAGTAGATAGCTTCACTAATGCTCAATTGGAAAGTAATCAAGATCTTTTGGGAACACGCTTTAGTACAGATCCTGCCTATAAGCAGGGGGATGAGATAGTATTAAAATAATTGGTAAATCGTTACATTTGGTATAGAATGTCTCTATGATTAAAAATAGCGAAAACGGCACTATGGATGCCATCATTTCTCTCGCCAAGCGAAGAGGTTTTATTTTTCAAGGTTCCGAAATATACGGCGGTCTAGCTGGTACATGGGATTATGGACCATTGGGTGTGGCTCTCAAAAACAATATAAAGAAAATTTGGTGGAAAAGATTCGTAGAAGATCGCGATGATATGTTCGGTGTGGACGCAGCTATTCTCATGAATCAAAATGTTTGGAAAGCTAGTGGACATGTAGGGGGCTTTGCTGATCCTTTGGTAGAATGTGGTAAATGTAAAAAAAGGTTTCGTGCAGATCAGTTTGGCGATAAGATAGCTGAAAATAAATGGCAATTACCAAGCGAATGTCCTAGTTGTGGAGAGAAAGGTGATTTGTGGAATTTGGCCAAAGAAAATATCCGTCAATTTAACATGATGTTTGAGACACATGTAGGAGCTACCCACGATGAAGCTTCTGTTTCTTATTTACGACCAGAGACTGCTCAAGGCATGTTCGTCAATTTCAAAAATATCCTAGATTCTTTGCATCCAAAACTTCCTTTTGGTTTGGGTCAAATAGGTAAGGCTTTTAGAAATGAGATCGCACCTCGAGATTTTCTATTTCGTGCTCGCGAATTTGAACAGATGGAAATAGAGTATTTCGTAAATCCAAAGGATTGGGAAAGTACCTTTAGGGATTTCACAGCAGAAGTTCATGCTTTCACCAAAGAAGTTGGTCTTACTCCATCCAAAATTCACGAATTAGAAGTTCCAGAATCTGACCGAGCTTTCTATTCAAAGAGAACTATAGATTTTGAATTTGATTTTCCTTTTGGTAAAAAAGAGCTTTATGGTTTGGCATATCGTACAGATTATGATTTGAAGCAACATTCAGGTTTTAGTAAAGTTGATTTGTCATATTATGATGAAGAGACCAAAGAGCGCTTTATTCCACATTGTATAGAACCATCTTTTGGTCTAGATAGAACCGTCTTGGCTGTACTTACCGATGCTTATACCGAAGATAAAATGGGTGATGAAGTCCGTACATACCTGAAGTTGGCTCCATCAGTCGCTCCTTACAAAGTTGCAGTCTTTCCATTACTTAGAAATAAACCAGAATTGATCAAGAAAGCCGAAGAGATATTCAAAATGATCAAAAAAGAAATTCCTGCGATAACTTTTGACGATAATGGAAATATCGGTAAGAGATACCGCCGTCAGGATGAAATTGGTACCCCATATTGTGTGACTGTAGATTTTGAAACTATTGAAGAAGGTAAAGGTGTCACCGTGCGAGATAGGGACAGTGGTAAACAAGAAAGAGTGGCAGAAACTGACCTCATCAGTTTCCTCAAAGGAAAAATATAATCCGATTCTCAATTCTCTACGGTTGTGATAAAGTGACCTTATGAAATTCAATAAAAAGGTCTTACCTAACGGTTTGCGTATTATAACGGTACCAATGACAGATAATCCATCTGTCACTGTTCTTGTCATGGTAGAAGCTGGGTCAAAATATGAGACAAAAGAGGTGAACGGTTTATCACACTTTCTTGAGCATATGGTCTTCAAGGGCACACCAAAGCGTCCGAAGGCTATAGATATTTCTCGTGAGCTGGATTCTATCGGCGCTCATTATAATGCTTTTACTGCACAAGAATTCACTGGTTACTATGCAAAAGCAGATATCCGACACTTTGATAAAATCCTAGATGTTGTTTCTGATATGTATCTAAACCCTATCTTTGATGAGGCGGAAATCAAAAAAGAGAAGGGAGTTATCGTTGAGGAGATTCGCATGTATCAAGATTTACCACAACGTCACGTGCAGAATATTTTTATGGAAGTTTTGTACGGTGATACTCCAGCAGGTTGGAATATTGCTGGAACCGAAGATAATGTCCGCTCTTTTGATCAAAGTCATTTCAAAAAGTATCGCGCGAACAATTATTTGAGTAATTCAACAACTATCATAGTGTCAGGTTCATTCAAAGAAAAAGAAGCTTTGAAAAAAA from Candidatus Paceibacterota bacterium carries:
- a CDS encoding glycine--tRNA ligase, producing the protein MIKNSENGTMDAIISLAKRRGFIFQGSEIYGGLAGTWDYGPLGVALKNNIKKIWWKRFVEDRDDMFGVDAAILMNQNVWKASGHVGGFADPLVECGKCKKRFRADQFGDKIAENKWQLPSECPSCGEKGDLWNLAKENIRQFNMMFETHVGATHDEASVSYLRPETAQGMFVNFKNILDSLHPKLPFGLGQIGKAFRNEIAPRDFLFRAREFEQMEIEYFVNPKDWESTFRDFTAEVHAFTKEVGLTPSKIHELEVPESDRAFYSKRTIDFEFDFPFGKKELYGLAYRTDYDLKQHSGFSKVDLSYYDEETKERFIPHCIEPSFGLDRTVLAVLTDAYTEDKMGDEVRTYLKLAPSVAPYKVAVFPLLRNKPELIKKAEEIFKMIKKEIPAITFDDNGNIGKRYRRQDEIGTPYCVTVDFETIEEGKGVTVRDRDSGKQERVAETDLISFLKGKI